The genomic interval AAAGAACGATTAAAACCCTTTCTTGTTTGAACACATTAGCAGACAGCATAACTATTCATCCACACAAGGGTTATTGTAATCAAAGTTGATCATCCAGTGAACCCCAAATTGATCTTTGAAGCTACCGTAATAAGCACCCCAAAAGGTATCTTCCAGAGGCATCTCAATGGTGCCTCCTGCGGATAAACCATTAAATAAACGATCAGCCTCTTCTTTGCTGGTCGGATGCAAAGAAATATAATTATTATTTCCTTCAACTAAGGTATGCCCCATAGAAGGAACAATATCCGAGGCCATTAAAAATAGATCGTCAGATATACGTAGAGAGACATGCATAACACGGTTTTTTTCCTCGTCAGATAAATCTTCAGTACCCGGCGCGTCACCCATCTTAGACATACCACCAACAAACTCACCACCGAAAACAGATTTGTAAAAATTGAATGCTTCTTCAGCCTTGCCGTCGAAATTCAAATAAGGATGTATTTTCATAATTTTAATGTTTTCTATTTATATGATAAAAGTAGGACACATTTTAAATATTCCAGGTGGCAGAAAACGTCATTAAAAGAGGTGATAGCGACAAACATTCTTACTACACCACTCGCTTAATGGGTTATTACCTCTTCTTTGTGGCTTCCAGATACAGGTTCAAAAAGCGTTCGTTATTTTCATCAGAGTCGCCGTATTTAGTGCGGGTCTGTTCAAGTTTTTCATGCATTTCTCGCCTTACTTCAGCATATTTTGGATCGTCATACACATTTCGTAATTCTTGGGGGTCTTTTTCAAGATCATATAGCTCCCATTCGTCTATATCATAATAAAAATGAATCAGTTTATAACGATCCGTCCGTATCCCATAATGCCGCTTCACCATATGGATAGACGGGTATTCGTAGTAGGTATAATAAATTGCATCTCGCCATTCCGATGTCTCTCCCGAAACCAGATCTTTGAACGATTCGCCCTGCATATCCGATGGAATATCGACACCTGCATATTCCAAGAATGTCGGTGCAAAATCCAGATTCTGCACCAATGCATCGATCGTGGTCCCCGCTTCAATTTCTTTCGGATAGCGAATCAAAAGCGGCGTTCGCAATGACTCTTCATACATGAAGCGTTTGTCAAACCAACCATGTTCTCCCAAATAGAAACCTTGATCCGAAGTATAAACAACAATGGTATTCTCTGCCAATCCATTTTTTTCTAAATAGTCCAATAACTCCCCCACACCCTCATCGACTGATGCGATGCTCCCCATATAATCTTGCATGTATCGCTGATAGCGCCAATGCATCAAGTCCTCTCTCGACATATTCGCATAGCGCTTTTTAAAATCCTCATTAATCGGGTCATAAACGGCATCCCAAGCTGCACGTTGGTCTTTGGTCATCCTACCTAAGTTGTTATTATAAGCACCTTTATCCCATTCCATATACTCCTCGATTCCTAATTCATCCATAAGCTCTGGTCGTATCTTGGAATCGCCGGCCCAGTTCATATGATCTAATAGATTCATTTCTGCAGATCTTGCAGCCCGTCCACGCCCTTCAAAATCATCAAAAAGTGTTCTTGGCTCTCTAAAAGTCATGCTTGTATATTCTTTTAGATGTCTTAATGCGGGGAGCCATTCTCGATGTGGGGCTTTCTGGTGATAGAGTAAAACAAATGGTTTGTTAGGATCTCTTTTATCAAGCCAGTTTAGGGCTAGTTCAGTCGTTATATCTGTAACATAGCCTGGTATGCGCTTTTTTTTACCGTCGATAATGAAGTCCGGATTATAATAATGCCCTTGACCCGGCAAGACAGCGGAATAATCAAAACCTTGTGGCAGTCCGTCCATATGTATTTTACCTACCATTGCAGTCTGATAACCAGCCCTCTGAAGTAGTTTTACGAAATTATCCTGATCCCAGTCGAACGGTTGCATATTATCGACTTTCCCATTCACAAAACTATGTTTTCCGGTTAACAGAACTGCGCGACTCGGGGCACACAAAGAATTCGTCACACTTGCACGTGTAAATAGGGCACCTTCTTCTGCCAGACGATCAATATTAGGTGTTTTATTCAAATCATAACCATAAGCGCTTACTGCCTGATAGGCGTGGTCGTCGCTCATGATATAAATAATATTAGGTTGTGATTCCTGTGCCTTCAATGTCACGAAAAACACGAGAATAAAACAACCTATAAAAACAGAACGGAGGTAAAAAACGTTTCTCATAATAAAGCGGTTTATAGTTCTTATAATTAATATTATTGTCATGGATACTCTAATTATTGCTACCAATTTCTCGGATTCATGCACAAATGCAGCAAAATACGGCGCAGCCCTTAGTGAACAATTGGCTGTCAAAGAAATTGTGCTGCTTAATTCTTATGAGCTACCTATTACATCAGAAGTAAGCATAGCCGATTCTTCTCATATAACAATGCTACGTGATCGTAGTTTGGAAAAACTTGGGGATTTGCAAAAACAGCTGATGCCTCTTCTAGCTGAAGACATAAATATCAATATAATCGCGAGTGATATATCTATCTTAAAAAGTTTAGAGTTATTGAGGAAAAAATCACCCAATAGTATCGTAATCATGGGCGCAAGCCGTAAAGGAAGAATCGAAAAACTAATTATGGGTAGTACGACCAGCAGCTTGGTCAGGAACGCGCCTTTACCCCTATTAATTATCCCTCAAGATTCACACTTTGTCCTAATAAAAAAAGCAGTATATGCAGTTAACTTTAAAAAGTTAACCAAAAACACACCAATCCAAACAATTACAACAATTGTCCGGCAACTTAACGCTCAGGTTTTAGTATTAAACGTTGGCCATAATGAGGGCGACAACTTGAAACCAGATCTTACTGAAGACATCTATGAACTCGATAATTTTATGGAGAGCGAGAAGCCCCAATATTATTACACTGAAAATAAAAACATTGCAGATGGTATATTATCTTTTTCTGACGAACAGGAAGCAGATTTATTAATCACAGTACCAAAGGATTATGCACTTTTTGAAAGTATATTCCACAAAAGCACCAGTAAGGTTTTAGCTAATAAGACCCATTTACCCTTATTAATATTAAAAGAGAAAAAAGATGAATGATTCGATTTATCCCTGTCTTTGGTTTGACAATCAGGCAGCTGAAGCCGCCGATTTCTACGGTTCGGTATTCAAAGAAACAGAAGTAACACAGAAGAGTCCCGTTGCTATAAACATGGAGCTTCATGGACAACGATTTATGCTGCTCAATGGCGGCCCGATGTTTACTGTGAACCCCTCAATATCCTTTTTCGTTGTATTCGAAACTGATAAAGAACTCGTATATGCTTGGGAGAAACTACGAGAAGGTGGTACTGAGCTCATGGCACTAGACGAGTACCCATGGAGTAAAAAATACGGTTGGGTACAAGATCGCTACCATGTTAGCTGGCAATTATCCTACGGAAAACTTGCCGACGTAGGTCAAAAATTCACACCATCCTTGATGTTCGTCGGAGAACAAAATGGCAAAGCGGAAGAAGCTATCCATTTTTACATGTCGATCTTCGATGAGTCAAAAATTCACGGCATCTTAAACTATTCAGAAGAAGATCCTGATACAGAAGGGAATGTCAAACATGCACAATTTAATATAAGAAACTATGTTTTAATGGCAATGGACAGTTCTCTGGATCATAACTTCTCCTTCAACGAAGGAATTTCTCTGGTAGTATCCTGTAAGACTCAAGAGGAAATAGATTATTTTTGGGCAAAACTAACCAAGGGCGGACAAGAAGGCATGTGCGGATGGCTAAAAGATAAGTACGGCGTTTCATGGCAGATCGTGCCTGCTATCTTAGACAATCTAATGACAGATGAAGATAAGGCTCCTCGTGTTATGGAAGCTTTCTTAAAAATGAAGAAATTTGATATCGAAACGCTGGTTAAAGCCTGACCGTTTATAACAGCTCAACTTCAATAAACGAAGCGTTTTCTTGATCGTGGTAAATGCGGTGTGTAGCTTTCTGAAAGTCTGAATCTTCCGCATCACTGTAAATATCTATAAATTTCTGTGGGTTTCGGTCGACTAACGGAAACCATGAATTCTGAACCTGGATCATGATGCGATGTCCCTTTTTAAATGTGTGTGCCACATCAGGTAACGTATAATCTACGGAAGTCACCTCACCTGGAACAAAAGGTTCTGGTTTTTCAAAGCTATTGCGAAATTTACCACGTAATACCTCTCCACGTACTAGCATTTGGTAGCCGCCCATAATAATATCAGGATTATGTTGGGGAGCCTGAGCACCCTGAGGGTATACGTCAATAAGCTTTACAATGTAATCAGCATCCGTGCCTGTCGTTGAAACCTTCAACTTTGCTTTTAACGGACCGACAAGTGTCACATCCTCAGTCAACACCTCGCTTTGGTAAACCATGACATCTGGTCGCTTCGACGCAAAACGTTGATCATCGATCATATATTCTCTGCTACGCGTCTTATGAACGCCCTGCTGATAAGGAACTGGTGAACTTGGGTCACTGATATATTCGTCAAAGCTTTCCACTTCTTTTGGAGCGTCAAAACTTAAACTGCCGTTTTTATGAAGAAATAGTTTCTTGGTTGTTGTACCCTCTGGAGGCCAGGCATTAAAGTTCTTCCACTGATTGCTTCCGGTGAGAAAAACAGTTGCCTCTGCAGCATTAAACTCACCTTCCCCTTTTAAATAATAATTGAAAAACGGGATTTCTATATTTTTTTGATACCAGGTACCCGTCTCCGATCCAAACTCTATATCACCGAAATAACTTCCATCGCTTCTCACCCACCCACCATGAAACCAAGGACCCATTACTAAACGATTATCAGCGTGGGGGTTTTGCTTTTCAATCATTTTATATGTATGGAATCCACCGAATGTATCTTCTGCATCAAACAATCCGCCAACAACCAATACCGCAGGTTTAATATCGTATAAGTGTCTCACTATTTCACGAGCTTTCCAAAAAGTATCAAGCGTGCCATGCTCTACCACATCATTCCAAAACCTGATACTGTCGCCGAAATATTCATCTTTGATATTTTTAACCGGCCCTAATTCCATAAAAAACTCATAATTATCATTCATCAGGAACTCTACTGACGGTGGAGCGTCTGCACGTGTAACAGGTTTAGGTCTAGGAACACCGAAGCTACTATAAAAGTTAAATGCATCAGTCAGAAACAAAGCACCGTTATGATGAAAATCATCCCCTCGGAACCAATCAGTCACCGGGGCCTGCGGCGACACCGCTTTAAGCGCAGGATGTGCATCTGGCAATGCAGCAGTAGAATAAAATCCAGGATAGGAAATCCCGTACATACCAACCTTCCCATTGTCACTATCCAGGTTTTTCAATAACCAGTCGATTGTGTCATAGGTGTCGCTCCCTTCATCAATCTGACTCTTGTCCTTTTTGTCTGCAATGTGTGGTCTGATATCTTCAAATTCCCCTTCACTCATCCACTTACCTCTAACATCTTGATATACAAAAATATATCCTTCTCTAACAAATCCGGGACTGGGACCAAGTGTCGTCTTAAACTCATTTTCACCATAGGGAGACACGGTATAGGGAGTGCGATTTAACAAAATCGGATACTTCTTGCCCTGATCTTTTGGAATGTAGATTGACGTAAAAAGTTTTACGCCATCTCTCATCGGAATCAACCGCTCAATTTTTGTATAATTCTCTCGAATATACAGAGAGTCAGAAACCTCTTGAGCGGAAGAAACGTAACCGGCAAATAAAGAAACGAGTAATAACAATGATCTTATTTTCATAACCAAGGATTATTGATTGAGTTCAAAGGTATGAAAAATAGAAAAAAGCTTTATGCTCCAGAGGATTTTCTTATAACCAACTCTGATGCGATCACAATCTCTTCTTTAGGCTTTTGAGGGTCATTGATTTGGTTTAGTAGCACATTCACAGCTTTGCTAGCCACATCAAATAGCGGTTGATATACGTGGGTTAAGGGTGAATAAAAGAAATCAAATGCATCCCCTTCATCAAAACAAACAATCCCCAGATCATCTGGAATCTTATAATCTAATGCATTGATATATTTCAGCCCATTTAGAGCCAAGGTATTGGTAGCGAAGAAAATGGAATCAACCGGATCTTTAGCATTCAAGAGCTTGTCAATCTGCGCGGAAATATCCTCTTCGATATTACCAAAACGGATCTCTGCTATTTGGGAGGGGTCGAGAGACAAACCGCGTTGTCGCAGCGCTTCTTCAGATCCTCTTCTCCGTTCACAAATATGAATCAAATTACTTTGATAAGTCACTAGTCCAACTTTCTTATATCCACAGTCCACCAAATGATGTACGGCGTCAACCGATGCTTTATAATTATCCGTCACTACATAATTTGTCGGTATATCCGGGAAATAACGGTCAATTAAAACAAGCGGGATTCCTCTGTCCTCAAGGTTTTGAATTTGTTCCTCAGAATTTTCAGTAGGTGCAATAATAAACCCGTCTACCTGTCGGTTTATTAATACGTCGATCAAATCTTTTGATTTTTCTGCATTCTCGTCAGAACTGCCGAAGATCACGGTATAATTATTCTTTTTAGCCTCATCTTCAATTGTTCGGGCAATATTTGAGAAGAAAGGATTCGATATATCAGCTACTATGAGTCCGATGGTATAAGATTTTCCACTCTTGAGGCTCTTCGCCAGTTGGTTTGGCTGATAATTTAGCTGTTTGGCAATCTCTCTGATTTTAATAGCCATTTCCTTTCCAACGCGCGCTTCTTTCTCCTTATTGTTTAAGACATAAGAAACCAGGGCTGTCGATACTCCCGCCGCTTCTGCTATATCTTTTATTGAAACCCTTTTTTTCATCTATTATTGATAAGAACCAATCCTTTTAATATTAATTTTCTAAAATAAACTTTTTACCATAATGATCTACAATTCGATTGTAAGCCTCTGCCGCCGCACCATTCCCCCAATCATATATCGTAAACTCACCAATCCCTAAGCCCTGACCGTCGGTTTGTCCACCGTGACCATAGTTTTCCATCATAAACCCATAATCTTCCTCACCGAAAAACGGCCACCTTAGCTCCCACTGCTCTTTTGTTTTCTCATTATAAGGCGAATACATCATTAAAAAAGATGCCCGCAAAGCAGCAAGCCCCCGTTGAATATATTGACGTTCACCAAGCTCTAAACCATAGCGAATAATCAATTCTGCAAATAAGCTTTGTCGTGAGTCATTCCACTCAGCATCAGCGTTCATCACGCCGAAGCCACCAAATGCATGCACATATATAAAAGGCGGCTGCCAAATTGCCTGCGCCATAAGCAGCTCGTCTAACGTACGCTGTCCATATTTTCTGTAATCTTTCTTTCCCGTGGCATTATAAGCATCCAGCAAAGCTTCAGCAGTCCAATACATACTTAGTGTATTCTGCTTGTACATGTTATTTCGTTCCACCCTCTTCCCCACCAGGTCATTCTGACCATAGGTACTACAGGACCAGTAAGTTTCGAAATCTTCCCAACGACCGTCCATAATCACATCTTCTATAACAGCATCCATTGCTTTCAATGCTGCATTTAAGTATCTTTCATCTTGATCAAGCTCGTATAGCTTAAGCAAAAAAGTTACCGACATCGATGTTTCAGGTGATTGTTCGAGAACTTCATAGGGTTTGAGGTCATCAGTAGACAGCCAAGCAGGGAAAAAGCCATCTGAATCCTGAATATTTATTAAAGCTTCCGCATAGTTCTTAGCGTATTCTAGCAAGCGTTTATCATCTTCTAACTCATCATACCAATTCAACATGAGCCAAGCTGTATAACTCATATCTAGGATGTGAAAAGGAGCCAGTCTGGCATCACGGACTATTGGGTTTCTATCGGAGTTCCCCCAATAATAAGTATCCCAACCTGTTGAGCGATGATAATATTCACCGTCAATTTCTTTACGTTCCATTTCGGTAGCAATGAGTCCATAGAAAAACCCATTCTTTTGAGGGAAGGATAAGGCTAGTTCTTTGGTTAGCTGAGCATATCCCATTAGCTCTTCGTTTTCTGTCCGTCTGGCATAACGAAACAAGCCCTGTGCGGAACGCAATGAACTAAACCAAGCTTGATTCCAAATTGAACGAAACTCTCGTTCATTAACAAGACCCGGATAATTTGGACTTTGCGTAACATTCACAATAAAAGTCGGCGCACCTACTGTTTTCCCCTCTAATTCAAACACTTGTGGAACGCTCTCTTTCCAGGTATTAAATGCCCAATTATACGTATCTTTTACATAAGGGCTCAAGATGGTTTTATCACTTTGTTCGTATGCTTCATGTCCCCAATGATTCCAAAGAAAATCAAGAGCCTGCTTCCATGGGTTAAACAGCTCGTTCTTACTATCATTCAATAAAATATAAAAACCCAACCGAACCTTTCCAGGTGGGTATGCAGCTCCATCTTTTTTAACAAAAAGAACATGTTCTTTTACAGCAGACTTGCTCATACCCAAGGTCAGTTTATTTTCCACCGCATCAAGGTCCATATACCAGTCGGGTCCTTGATGATTGTTCAATACAGATAAATCTGGAATAACAATCACTTGTTGCGATTTATCTGCCATAATCATCGCCGGCGCCCTAAAAACATGTTGAGCAATAATGTGCTCACTCGTCGGCGTCAGATGTGGCGACCAATGAAAGTCAGGCTTAAAAATAGGCGTTAATTCAATTCTCCAATCATCTTGCCACACCGTATCCGTTATGGTGAAATCTACCGTCACTTGCGCCCATTTCAAATGCGTGGGCACAAATATATTAACATCTGCTTTTTGTCCACCCAAAGAATCGACCGATACGGATTCAATAAATTTGTTTAAACGCTTTATCGACTTCAGATTAATTTCATCTGAAGCAAAAACGATCGATACGTTTGTTATTATTGCTAAAACAAAGAGCCCTAACTTCACGAATCCAGACATAAGCCTAGGCTTTTATATTGTTGATAACGAATATTATAGATAGCCGTACGTTCGGGTACGGGCAGATATTCCCGATTAAAACCTTTACCCATCGCTGCCATCGCGTCCTCTACCCGTTCATATACACCCCCTACCGTCGCAGCAAACATTGCAGCCCCGAGGGCAGAAGTTTGTTCTGATGAATGGACTCGAATCGGCATATTCATGATATCGGCTAACATCTGCATGACAAACGATGATTTCTGTGCAATTCCACCCACGCCTATCAAGCCCTTTACAGGCACACCCTCTTCTAAAAATCGCTCTACGATCATCTTCGCCCCGAAGCAAGTCGCTTCTACGAGCGACCTAAAGATTTTCGGAGCATCCGTACCTAATGTCAAACCGCTTATTGCTCCTTTCAACAGCTGATTGGCGTCAGGTGTCCGGCGACCGTTTAACCAGTCTATCGACAACTCCATGTCCTCTGTGAGCTGAATCTGTTCTGCCTCAAGACTTAACTGATATAGGAGTCGATCTTTAGTTTCTGATAATAGCTTATCCGCCGTTTCAGGATCAATTAGTTCAGATTGCTTTAAAATATTAACCATTGGCCAGACAAGTAAATCACCGAACCAAGCATAGACATCGCCAAAGGCAGACTGCCCCGCTTCTAAACCCGTCATTCCGGGAATAATCGATCCATTTACCTGACCACATATACCTCGCACTGGATTTTCTCCCATTTCTCCTTGCGGCACAACCAGCATATCACAAGTTGACGTCCCCATTACCTTACTTAGGTAATAAGGTTCTATCTGTCCACCGACAGCAGCCACGTGTGCGTCAATAGCCCCCACGCCTACCTGCACTTCGGTAGAAAGACCTAAGCGATCGGCCCATTCTTTGGAAAGTGTACCAGCGGATTGGTCAGTCGTATAAGTTTTACCAGATAGCCGTTCTCGAAAACCGGATAATAGCGGATCAACCGATGTCCAAAACTCATCCGGTGGTAGCCCTCCAAACTCTTCAGCCCACATCGCCTTATGCCCTGCTGCACAAACACTACGCTTCATATCTTCAACCTTGTTGCCACCCGTTAGTAGGAAAGGTACCCAATCACAATGTTCCACCCAGGAATAACAAGCCTCTCCTACTTCTGCATCATTTCGCAATACGTTAAGCAATTTCGCCCAAAACCACTCCGATGAATAAATCCCCCCAACATATTGTAGATAATTAATGGAATGGTTCGCCGCCGCTTGGTTGATATCCGCTGCCTCTTGTATTGAAGTATGATCTTTCCAAAGAAAAAACATTGCATTGGGATTTGCAGCAAAAGCCGGGGAAAGCGCCAAAGGCACCCCTTTTTCATCAACAGCCACTGGGGTAGAACCTGTAGTGCCGGTAGAAATTGCACGGACATTTTTTCTGACCTCAGCACCCACCTGACTCAAACATTCCTTGATAGTATATTCCAGGCCCTCAACGTAGTCTGCCGGGTGTTGACGGAATCGATTAGAAGCTGGATCACA from Pedobacter indicus carries:
- a CDS encoding VOC family protein, producing the protein MKIHPYLNFDGKAEEAFNFYKSVFGGEFVGGMSKMGDAPGTEDLSDEEKNRVMHVSLRISDDLFLMASDIVPSMGHTLVEGNNNYISLHPTSKEEADRLFNGLSAGGTIEMPLEDTFWGAYYGSFKDQFGVHWMINFDYNNPCVDE
- a CDS encoding ribulokinase, translating into MKDKNYCIGVDYGTDSVRTILVDAHNGTELASSVFYYPRWKEGLFCDPASNRFRQHPADYVEGLEYTIKECLSQVGAEVRKNVRAISTGTTGSTPVAVDEKGVPLALSPAFAANPNAMFFLWKDHTSIQEAADINQAAANHSINYLQYVGGIYSSEWFWAKLLNVLRNDAEVGEACYSWVEHCDWVPFLLTGGNKVEDMKRSVCAAGHKAMWAEEFGGLPPDEFWTSVDPLLSGFRERLSGKTYTTDQSAGTLSKEWADRLGLSTEVQVGVGAIDAHVAAVGGQIEPYYLSKVMGTSTCDMLVVPQGEMGENPVRGICGQVNGSIIPGMTGLEAGQSAFGDVYAWFGDLLVWPMVNILKQSELIDPETADKLLSETKDRLLYQLSLEAEQIQLTEDMELSIDWLNGRRTPDANQLLKGAISGLTLGTDAPKIFRSLVEATCFGAKMIVERFLEEGVPVKGLIGVGGIAQKSSFVMQMLADIMNMPIRVHSSEQTSALGAAMFAATVGGVYERVEDAMAAMGKGFNREYLPVPERTAIYNIRYQQYKSLGLCLDS
- a CDS encoding sulfatase family protein, whose product is MRNVFYLRSVFIGCFILVFFVTLKAQESQPNIIYIMSDDHAYQAVSAYGYDLNKTPNIDRLAEEGALFTRASVTNSLCAPSRAVLLTGKHSFVNGKVDNMQPFDWDQDNFVKLLQRAGYQTAMVGKIHMDGLPQGFDYSAVLPGQGHYYNPDFIIDGKKKRIPGYVTDITTELALNWLDKRDPNKPFVLLYHQKAPHREWLPALRHLKEYTSMTFREPRTLFDDFEGRGRAARSAEMNLLDHMNWAGDSKIRPELMDELGIEEYMEWDKGAYNNNLGRMTKDQRAAWDAVYDPINEDFKKRYANMSREDLMHWRYQRYMQDYMGSIASVDEGVGELLDYLEKNGLAENTIVVYTSDQGFYLGEHGWFDKRFMYEESLRTPLLIRYPKEIEAGTTIDALVQNLDFAPTFLEYAGVDIPSDMQGESFKDLVSGETSEWRDAIYYTYYEYPSIHMVKRHYGIRTDRYKLIHFYYDIDEWELYDLEKDPQELRNVYDDPKYAEVRREMHEKLEQTRTKYGDSDENNERFLNLYLEATKKR
- a CDS encoding VOC family protein, whose product is MNDSIYPCLWFDNQAAEAADFYGSVFKETEVTQKSPVAINMELHGQRFMLLNGGPMFTVNPSISFFVVFETDKELVYAWEKLREGGTELMALDEYPWSKKYGWVQDRYHVSWQLSYGKLADVGQKFTPSLMFVGEQNGKAEEAIHFYMSIFDESKIHGILNYSEEDPDTEGNVKHAQFNIRNYVLMAMDSSLDHNFSFNEGISLVVSCKTQEEIDYFWAKLTKGGQEGMCGWLKDKYGVSWQIVPAILDNLMTDEDKAPRVMEAFLKMKKFDIETLVKA
- a CDS encoding glycoside hydrolase family 88 protein — its product is MSGFVKLGLFVLAIITNVSIVFASDEINLKSIKRLNKFIESVSVDSLGGQKADVNIFVPTHLKWAQVTVDFTITDTVWQDDWRIELTPIFKPDFHWSPHLTPTSEHIIAQHVFRAPAMIMADKSQQVIVIPDLSVLNNHQGPDWYMDLDAVENKLTLGMSKSAVKEHVLFVKKDGAAYPPGKVRLGFYILLNDSKNELFNPWKQALDFLWNHWGHEAYEQSDKTILSPYVKDTYNWAFNTWKESVPQVFELEGKTVGAPTFIVNVTQSPNYPGLVNEREFRSIWNQAWFSSLRSAQGLFRYARRTENEELMGYAQLTKELALSFPQKNGFFYGLIATEMERKEIDGEYYHRSTGWDTYYWGNSDRNPIVRDARLAPFHILDMSYTAWLMLNWYDELEDDKRLLEYAKNYAEALINIQDSDGFFPAWLSTDDLKPYEVLEQSPETSMSVTFLLKLYELDQDERYLNAALKAMDAVIEDVIMDGRWEDFETYWSCSTYGQNDLVGKRVERNNMYKQNTLSMYWTAEALLDAYNATGKKDYRKYGQRTLDELLMAQAIWQPPFIYVHAFGGFGVMNADAEWNDSRQSLFAELIIRYGLELGERQYIQRGLAALRASFLMMYSPYNEKTKEQWELRWPFFGEEDYGFMMENYGHGGQTDGQGLGIGEFTIYDWGNGAAAEAYNRIVDHYGKKFILEN
- a CDS encoding universal stress protein — encoded protein: MDTLIIATNFSDSCTNAAKYGAALSEQLAVKEIVLLNSYELPITSEVSIADSSHITMLRDRSLEKLGDLQKQLMPLLAEDININIIASDISILKSLELLRKKSPNSIVIMGASRKGRIEKLIMGSTTSSLVRNAPLPLLIIPQDSHFVLIKKAVYAVNFKKLTKNTPIQTITTIVRQLNAQVLVLNVGHNEGDNLKPDLTEDIYELDNFMESEKPQYYYTENKNIADGILSFSDEQEADLLITVPKDYALFESIFHKSTSKVLANKTHLPLLILKEKKDE
- a CDS encoding LacI family DNA-binding transcriptional regulator, which translates into the protein MKKRVSIKDIAEAAGVSTALVSYVLNNKEKEARVGKEMAIKIREIAKQLNYQPNQLAKSLKSGKSYTIGLIVADISNPFFSNIARTIEDEAKKNNYTVIFGSSDENAEKSKDLIDVLINRQVDGFIIAPTENSEEQIQNLEDRGIPLVLIDRYFPDIPTNYVVTDNYKASVDAVHHLVDCGYKKVGLVTYQSNLIHICERRRGSEEALRQRGLSLDPSQIAEIRFGNIEEDISAQIDKLLNAKDPVDSIFFATNTLALNGLKYINALDYKIPDDLGIVCFDEGDAFDFFYSPLTHVYQPLFDVASKAVNVLLNQINDPQKPKEEIVIASELVIRKSSGA
- a CDS encoding CocE/NonD family hydrolase, translating into MKIRSLLLLVSLFAGYVSSAQEVSDSLYIRENYTKIERLIPMRDGVKLFTSIYIPKDQGKKYPILLNRTPYTVSPYGENEFKTTLGPSPGFVREGYIFVYQDVRGKWMSEGEFEDIRPHIADKKDKSQIDEGSDTYDTIDWLLKNLDSDNGKVGMYGISYPGFYSTAALPDAHPALKAVSPQAPVTDWFRGDDFHHNGALFLTDAFNFYSSFGVPRPKPVTRADAPPSVEFLMNDNYEFFMELGPVKNIKDEYFGDSIRFWNDVVEHGTLDTFWKAREIVRHLYDIKPAVLVVGGLFDAEDTFGGFHTYKMIEKQNPHADNRLVMGPWFHGGWVRSDGSYFGDIEFGSETGTWYQKNIEIPFFNYYLKGEGEFNAAEATVFLTGSNQWKNFNAWPPEGTTTKKLFLHKNGSLSFDAPKEVESFDEYISDPSSPVPYQQGVHKTRSREYMIDDQRFASKRPDVMVYQSEVLTEDVTLVGPLKAKLKVSTTGTDADYIVKLIDVYPQGAQAPQHNPDIIMGGYQMLVRGEVLRGKFRNSFEKPEPFVPGEVTSVDYTLPDVAHTFKKGHRIMIQVQNSWFPLVDRNPQKFIDIYSDAEDSDFQKATHRIYHDQENASFIEVELL